CAGGAAATCTGCAAAAGCCGTATCCTGTTGTACCCATATATTCAAATCCCTTTGAATAGTTTCTTTATGCTCTTCCCATTCGGATGGATCCACATGTTCCCGCAGATTATTTGTACTGTCCAAAAACCCATTCAAAACCACGAGATAATCCGCTAACTTTAAGCTATCAACTTTCAAATTGGCATTTATACTGATTGGTTCACGATAGTAATTCATACCCCATGATAGGTAAAAGAAAAAATAGAGACCTAGTACCAAATTGATCACAGTCAAAACCGAACGAAAGGAACTTTTCCATCTTCCTTTCCATAAATTTCCGATTAATTTAGCAATTGAATAGAGTAGAAATGAAACGACTAGGACATAAAATAGATCACCTAAACTAAAGGGAACATACCCAAAAATAAATCTTGGCACATGACTATAGGAACGGTAAAACCCGCGTGCATAAAACGCCTCAATCCATTGGCTATATTGCTCAACCAAGGAGAAAATAAAAATTCCAATCAGAAGTAATACTACCGTGAAAACAGCTATTTTATCGCGTTTCTCCATTCAAATAAGCTATAAAACGATTAACTTTCGTTCTCAAAATAGACCTTGTAATAATTCATGCCTTTATCCTCATCGTACCCCTTCTCAAGATATTCACGTTTGCCATGAACATAGATATGAAAATTCTTATCCAGCTTTAAAACAGACTTATAAGAAGATTCCATTTTTTTCACCGCTTTATCCGCTATTTCAAAACTTGCCTGAAATGGAGAGTCAAATTCGTCTTCAAAACCCGCTTTAAAGTCCTGAAATAAAGCAATAGCCTGCGGATTGCCCAGTACTTCCTCCTCAAACTCTTCTTGGACAAAAGTTTCCTTTTCCTTAAAGTAATTCATGGATTTGTTCATCAAATCAATTTTGTCCGCTTTCTCCAGTTCAAATGTCTCATCTAGTTTTTCCTGAACAAAGTTCTTATAGACTTTTAGATAATTCCCTGTTTGATTGAAGTTATCGTTACGCACGCGCAGCTGTAGAAACTCATCTTTCCAGTATACTGCCTCCTGTTGACGGTTTGTCTGATCGAGAACCAGCACCTTATAACCTTCTTCTTCTTCTACATTGATAATAATACAGCCTTTGTCCAGTTTATTTATATTGATCGCCTCCTGCTCATATTCCAACATAAAAGCACCTTGCTCCGGATATACTTTCAGATAAGTCTCTTTATTCTCAGATTTGAATATACCAATAGCATCATGTTCTTCCCCTTCGATCTGTACATTCTTTAAGGCAACGACATATACCTCCCCAGCTTTAATTTTAGGATGGTTGGATACCTCATAAAGGTGTTTTGAAATTTGTTGGGAAAAATCGTGAAATGGAAGCTGCTCCTTGAAATACTGTCTTGCAAAATAGAAAATCTCATTCAATTCCAGCTCTCCATTCGGATGATATAAGCGATATACCTCATTCACCTTTGCAAAAGGACTCATAAAATACTGCATCAATAGTCCAGGTAACACTTCATCTCCTTCAAGAGATACCGGAGCATCCGACAAAATATAAAATTCATCTTGCGCTTTATTGCCTACACGATGAATGGATAACGCTTCAAAAGTTGCATCTTGGTGAAAAAACATATTTCTTATCTTATAAATTATATAAATCTATTGCTATTCTAAAAGTCTGGCAATGTGCATTGACAATATCTTTAATTTCAGGAGAATAACCTCCGCCCATACTTACCTGAACAGGGATATGGTGTTTATGGCACATATGAAAGACCAATTCATCTCTTCGACGACAGGTACTGCTGCTTAAATTCAATTTCCCCAGCTTATCTGTTTGCAAAATATCTACTCCAGCCTGATAGAAAACGAAATCAGGCTCAAATTTCCGGAACACATCAACCAAATTTTCTTCCAATAAAGTGAGATATTCCGCATCAGTAACCTGATCTTCCAAGCCGATATCCAAATGGGAACGCTGTTTGACAAAGGGATAGTTTTTTTCGCCATGCATTGAAAAGGTAAACACCTGATTATGCCCCTCAAAAATATGCGCAGTACCATTTCCTTGGTGTACATCCAGATCAATAATAAGGATACGACCTGCATAGTTATGCTTCAACAGGTACCCGGCGGCAGTCGCTTGATCGTTCATCAGACAGAAGCCTTCACCAAAATCATAACCGGCATGATGTGTCCCCCCTGCAATGGTAAAAGCAACACCATACTCAAGTGCATATGCGGCGCTTCGGATCGTCCCATCTAAGATATATCGCTCCCGATCAACAAGGCTTTGACTTAATGGAAAACCTATTCTACGGATCATTTTCGAATCCAAAGTAAGCTCAAACAACTGCTTTACATACACTGGATCATGGACCAAACAGCATGTCTCGAAGCTTGCTAGTTCAGGACTGAAAAAACTTGACTCATCTGCCAGCCCTTCATGTTTTAACTGTAAAGGAATCAACTCGTATTTCAGCATCGGAAATCGATGCCCCTCTTTGACGGGATGGACAAATTCTTGACGAAAAGCTATCTTAAGCACCTTAAAATCTTCTATTACTCATGCGAAGATAAGAAAAAGATCTTTTGGAGTTGTAGGAGAAAAAGGGCATCTTTGAGAAGGAACAAACTGCAAGCCAATGTTACGTTGCATAACAGCATACTTGTATTCAATCATAAATTTATATTCTTCAAGATAAATGGAAACAACTCATTTGCCCCAATTGTCTGCCATGGAACAACGTGTACTAGGCTCACTAATCGAAAAATCAAAAGTAACCCCAGAATATTATCCAATGACAATCAACAGCTTACAAGCTGCTTGTAATCAAAAGACTTCCCGCAAACCGGTTGTACAATATACAGAAGAAGATATTATCGCTACATTGGATATATTAAAGAAAAAGGGCTTAATCTCGACAGTTGTTGGCGGAGGATCTCGCGTAACAAAGTATAAACACAATTTTGCCATACAATTTCCACTGGTTCCTTCCGAATTAACCATTGTTTGCTTATTACTACTCAGAGGACCAATGACCGCGGGGGAAATTAATTCAAACTCTGGAAGACTTTATGAATTTGAATCATTGGGTGAAATCAATGAGCAATTGGAAAAATTGGCACAAGAAGGGTACTTGAAGTCCCTGCCTAAACAAATAGGGCATAAAGAAGTCCGCTACATTCATTTATTAGGAGAAATCAACCTGGAAGCGTATGAAAATAGCGTTCCTACAGGCAGCTCCTCGAACGACCAGATCTTACTCGAACGAATTGGACAATTGGAACAGGAAGTTGCAGCATTGAAACAGAAATTTCAGGATCTCTGGGATGAATTACATTAGTCGCTCATGTCGCAAACAATAGATTCCGAAAACGAAATATCCAAAGCAACCTTGTGGCTGATGACCATCGCCACAGGCTTGGTTGTCGCCAATAATTATTACAATCAACCACTATTGGACCTGATTGCCAAAGACCTACATATTGACGAGGCCATGGTCAGTAATTCGGCCATGTTAACGCAGATCGGATATGCCTTTGGCCTGTTACTGATCGTCCCCTTAGGGGATATGTTTAAGCGAAAAAAAATGATCTTGATCGATTTCTTTTTCATTATTTTTTCTTTAGTCGGTATGGCCATGTCCACTTCTATCCTATCGATCTTGCTGTTCAGCTTTCTGATAGGTTTCACCTCCGTTATTCCGCAGGTTTTTGTGCCCATGGCTGCTGAGCTTGCGAGCAAAGAAAAGCAGGCTTCAGCGATCGGAATGGTCATGTCGGGTCTGCTGATTGGTATTTTACTATCTAGGGTTGTAAGCGGTTTTGTCGGCTCCTACTTCGGATGGCGCGAAATGTACTGGATAGCCTCAGCAATTATGGTCATTACAGCCATCGCCATAGCGATCAGGCTACCGGAGGTACTGCCAAATTTTAAAGGTTCTTACCAGGAATTGATGCGATCAGTCTGGAACTTTGCCAGAAAACAACCTGTATTACAGTTGGCTGCATTTCGTGGAGCTATGGGATTTGGAGCTTTTTCCGCATTTTTTACAACGCTTGTTTTCCATCTTTCGGCCCCACCTTTTTTTGATGGCCCCGCAACTGCAGGAGCCTTTGGTCTCGTAGGTGCCTGTGGTGCGCTTGCCGCTGCTTTTGTCAATAAACTAACCATTTATATAGGCAAAGCAAAAATCATCTTATATGCGATCTTATTGATGTTATTCAGCTGGTTATTATTTACCCTCTTTGGCTATACCTATTGGGGGCTCATTCTTGGTGTTATTCTCATTGATCTTGGTCTACAGTCTATGCACATCCTAAATCAAAGCGATTTCTATGCGCTAAACCTCGGGGCCAACAACCGACTAAACACCGTATATATGGTCAGTTATTTTATTGGCGGATCAACAGGCACTTTTTTTGCTGCACAAGCATGGCAACACTTCCAATGGCCCGGTGTTATTGTCGTAGGCACATGTTATACGGTATTGGCACTGTTGGCTCATCTATTATTTGATTATAAATTAAGAAAAAACTAATATGAAATTCGGCCAAGTTGAACATCCGGAGGAAATCGATTTTACCCTTCCTCCTACTCCACCGGAAACCTTAACCTTATTACAGCATTTCAAAAACAGTCAACCTTTTGAGGTATTTGTAGGCTGTGCAAAATGGAATAAACAAGATTTAAAAGGCTTTTACCCCAGAGGTACAAAAGACGAACTTGCTTATTACTCCACGCAATTTAACAGCATTGAACTCAATGCCACATTCTACAATTCGCCTGGCATAGACCAGGTAGAAACCTGGAAAAAGAAAACACCTGCTAACTTCAAGTTCTTCCCAAAAATCCCACAATCCATCAGCCATTTTAGCAGATTATTAAATACGGGTGATAAAGTAAAATTGTTTACGGATTCCATTGTTCATTTCGATGAGAAACTGGGAATGGCCTTTTTGCAGATGCACGACAATTATAGTCCAAAGGATATGGCCCGTCTAAAACTATTTCTTCATGACTGGCCAAAAGAAGTCCCACTAGCCTTGGAAGTACGAAATAAAGATTGGTTTTCCAAACCCGAAGTAACAAAAGAACTCTATGCACTGTTGGAGGAAACCAATGTGACCAACGTACTGGTCGATACCGCAGGCCGTAGAGACATGCTCCATATGCGCTTAACCACACCGACTGCTTTCGTACGGTATGTAGGTGCCAACCACGCATCAGATTACGATCGCCTGGATCAATGGATCGATGTGCTGAAACTATGGCGCGAAAACGGGTTGCAAAAACTGTATTTCTTTATCCACCAGAATATTGAGATAGAATCGCCATTACTGGCAACACATTTTATCAAAAAACTGAATACAACATTCGATTTGGATCTAACCTATCCCAACAAAAATACAGGAAATACATTATTCTAGGTCAGGATATCAGTTCCGGTGCTAAAGGCAACTAGAGAAAAGATCATTGAGCATATTTTGCCCACAAAAAAAGCCGAAGTAGAAAATACTTCGGCTTTTTATATAAAAATATGCTAAAGCTTATTTTTTAGCGTATTTAAAGTTTTTACCGATGAAACGTGCATTACCACCCAATTCCTCCTCAATACGTAACAATTGGTTGTATTTAGCCATACGATCAGAACGTGAAGCAGAACCAGTTTTAATCTGACCACAGTTCAGTGCTACAGCTAAGTCAGCGATAGTCGCATCTTCAGTCTCGCCCGAACGGTGTGACATCACAGAAGTGTAACCAGAATTTTGAGCCAAAGTAACCGCATTGATTGTTTCAGTCAATGAACCAATTTGGTTTACTTTCACTAAAATTGAGTTCGCTGTATGTGTATCGATTCCTTGTTGAAGACGTTTTGTATTGGTAACAAAAAGATCATCACCCACCAATTGAACATGGTCACCGATTTTGTCAGTCAATGTTTTCCAACCAGCCCAATCATCTTCAGCCATACCATCTTCTATAGAGATAATAGGGTATTTAGCTGTTAATTCAGCCAAATAGCTTGCTTGTTCTTCGCTAGAACGCACAGCACCTTTATCACCTTCAAATTTAGTATAATCGTATTTACCATCTTTGTAGAACTCAGAAGAAGCACAATCCAACGCTAAACAAACATCTTGACCAGGTTTGTAACCGGCAATTTCAATCGCTTTCAAAACTGTTTCGATGGCATCCTCAGTACCTTCAAAAGTTGGCGCGAAACCACCTTCATCACCTACTGCAGTTGAAAGACCTCTGTCATGTAAGATTTTTTTCAACGTATGGAAAACCTCAGTACCCCAACGCAAAGCCTCGGAGAATGAAGGCGCACCCACAGGCATGATCATAAATTCCTGAAATGCGATAGGTGCATCAGAGTGTGAACCACCATTGATGATATTCATCATAGGAATAGGTAACGTGTTCGCATTTACACCACCGATATAACGGTATAATGGTTGACGTGACTCTTGTGCAGCAGCTTTCGCTACAGCTAAAGAAACTCCTAAAATAGCATTTGCGCCTAAGTTTCCTTTATTTTCGCTACCGTCTAAATCAATCATGATTTTATCGATGGCATTTTGCTCGAAAACATCTACACCTTCTAGCGCTTTTGCAATTTTAGTGTTTACATTCTCAACAGCTTTCAAAACACCTTTTCCTAGATATTTTGACTTGTCGCCATCACGTAATTCTACTGCTTCGTGAATACCAGTTGAAGCACCTGAAGGAACAGCTGCACGACCAACAAAACCATTTTGTGTAGTAACATCTACCTCAATTGTAGGGTTACCGCGCGAATCCAAAATTTGACGCGCATGAACATCGATAATTAAACTCATCTCTTTATTAGACTATAATTTATTTGCATTACTTAGTGTAGATAAGACACACTCTTGTCTACAGACATTTTTCACAATCAAATATAATAAAAAATGTATTTATTCCCCTATTTATTGTGAATAAATTATGCTCCATCGGCATAACTGTTCAACTAAAAACAATAAAAAACCCTTCAAAATCTGAAGGGTTCTTTGTATAATATTGTACAACTTAGTTTTTGATCATTGCTACAAAATCATCAAATAAGTAGCGCGAGTCATGTGGACCCGGTGATGATTCTGGATGATATTGCACCGAAAATGCTTTCTGTCCTTTGATACGGATACCTTCAATAGACTGATCGTTCAAATTAACGTGTGTAATTTCGACGTTCTCAGAATTTTGAATATCCTCAGCAACAACACCAAAACCGTGGTTCTGCGACGTAATTTCACAACGGTTGGCGATAATGTTCTTCACGGGGTGGTTGATACCACGGTGTCCATTATGCAATTTGCTTGTGCGGATACCATTTGCCAATGCTAAAATCTGGTGACCTAAGCAAATACCAAACATCGGTTTATTTGCGTTTAAAATAGCTTTTACAGTCTCGATAGCATAATCCATCGGCGCTGGATCGCCAGGGCCATTGGAAATGAAATAACCATCCGGATTCCACTGCTCCATTTCTTCAAATGTTGTCTTCGCAGGAAAAACCTTTGTATATACATCACGAGCCTCAAAATTACGCAAGATATTTTTCTTGATTCCCAAGTCCAAAACCGCTACACGCAACGAAGCATTTTCATTCCCGAAGAAATAGGGCTCGGCTGTCGTTACTTTTGAAGACAATTCAAGTCCATCCATGGAAGGAACCTGTGCCAACTGACGTTTTAATTCTTCAACATCCAATGTTTCTGAAGAAATAATCGCATTCATCGCCCCCTTATCACGAATATGGCGCACCAATGAACGAGTATCCACATCAGAAATACCAACTAAATTTCCTTCTTCAAAGTAGCTTTGGATCGATTCATCAGCCATTTTACGGCTGTAGTTGATGTTATAGTTTTTACAAACTAACCCCGCAATCTGAATTTGATTTGATTCGGTATCATCCGCATCAATACCATAGTTACCAATATGCGCATTGGTTGTTACCATGATTTGTCCAAAATAAGATGGATCTGTAAAAATCTCTTGATAACCGGTTGTTCCTGTGTTAAAACAGATCTCCCCAGTAGTCGTACCAATTTTACCAGCGGCTTTACCGTGATAAACTGTACCATCTTCTAAAACTAAAATTGCAGGCAATTTGCTGTAGTTGGTCATTATCGATGTAATATTATAAAATGTGTATCCTTACTTTTATGAATTTTAAAGCCTTCTTGACTGGATATAAAAAAAGCCCTCAAATGGGCTAAATATCAATTAACAATG
The Sphingobacterium multivorum genome window above contains:
- a CDS encoding DUF3810 domain-containing protein is translated as MEKRDKIAVFTVVLLLIGIFIFSLVEQYSQWIEAFYARGFYRSYSHVPRFIFGYVPFSLGDLFYVLVVSFLLYSIAKLIGNLWKGRWKSSFRSVLTVINLVLGLYFFFYLSWGMNYYREPISINANLKVDSLKLADYLVVLNGFLDSTNNLREHVDPSEWEEHKETIQRDLNIWVQQDTAFADFLSRGQIRAKSPINSRIVSFFGVSGYFNPFTHEAHVNKAMPVTFLPFTTVHELAHQQGIGFEDEANFIAFVRLQRHPQTFYRYSAYLQTTLYMLRELQGMYPDLGKDYKRRLSAKVLNDMEKERYFWSQYTGWVDDVMGLFYNQYLKHNNQQEGIARYDRMTRLVLAYELKRRGCR
- a CDS encoding nucleoid-associated protein, which gives rise to MFFHQDATFEALSIHRVGNKAQDEFYILSDAPVSLEGDEVLPGLLMQYFMSPFAKVNEVYRLYHPNGELELNEIFYFARQYFKEQLPFHDFSQQISKHLYEVSNHPKIKAGEVYVVALKNVQIEGEEHDAIGIFKSENKETYLKVYPEQGAFMLEYEQEAININKLDKGCIIINVEEEEGYKVLVLDQTNRQQEAVYWKDEFLQLRVRNDNFNQTGNYLKVYKNFVQEKLDETFELEKADKIDLMNKSMNYFKEKETFVQEEFEEEVLGNPQAIALFQDFKAGFEDEFDSPFQASFEIADKAVKKMESSYKSVLKLDKNFHIYVHGKREYLEKGYDEDKGMNYYKVYFENES
- a CDS encoding histone deacetylase family protein produces the protein MLKIAFRQEFVHPVKEGHRFPMLKYELIPLQLKHEGLADESSFFSPELASFETCCLVHDPVYVKQLFELTLDSKMIRRIGFPLSQSLVDRERYILDGTIRSAAYALEYGVAFTIAGGTHHAGYDFGEGFCLMNDQATAAGYLLKHNYAGRILIIDLDVHQGNGTAHIFEGHNQVFTFSMHGEKNYPFVKQRSHLDIGLEDQVTDAEYLTLLEENLVDVFRKFEPDFVFYQAGVDILQTDKLGKLNLSSSTCRRRDELVFHMCHKHHIPVQVSMGGGYSPEIKDIVNAHCQTFRIAIDLYNL
- a CDS encoding YceH family protein; its protein translation is METTHLPQLSAMEQRVLGSLIEKSKVTPEYYPMTINSLQAACNQKTSRKPVVQYTEEDIIATLDILKKKGLISTVVGGGSRVTKYKHNFAIQFPLVPSELTIVCLLLLRGPMTAGEINSNSGRLYEFESLGEINEQLEKLAQEGYLKSLPKQIGHKEVRYIHLLGEINLEAYENSVPTGSSSNDQILLERIGQLEQEVAALKQKFQDLWDELH
- a CDS encoding MFS transporter, whose product is MSQTIDSENEISKATLWLMTIATGLVVANNYYNQPLLDLIAKDLHIDEAMVSNSAMLTQIGYAFGLLLIVPLGDMFKRKKMILIDFFFIIFSLVGMAMSTSILSILLFSFLIGFTSVIPQVFVPMAAELASKEKQASAIGMVMSGLLIGILLSRVVSGFVGSYFGWREMYWIASAIMVITAIAIAIRLPEVLPNFKGSYQELMRSVWNFARKQPVLQLAAFRGAMGFGAFSAFFTTLVFHLSAPPFFDGPATAGAFGLVGACGALAAAFVNKLTIYIGKAKIILYAILLMLFSWLLFTLFGYTYWGLILGVILIDLGLQSMHILNQSDFYALNLGANNRLNTVYMVSYFIGGSTGTFFAAQAWQHFQWPGVIVVGTCYTVLALLAHLLFDYKLRKN
- a CDS encoding DUF72 domain-containing protein produces the protein MKFGQVEHPEEIDFTLPPTPPETLTLLQHFKNSQPFEVFVGCAKWNKQDLKGFYPRGTKDELAYYSTQFNSIELNATFYNSPGIDQVETWKKKTPANFKFFPKIPQSISHFSRLLNTGDKVKLFTDSIVHFDEKLGMAFLQMHDNYSPKDMARLKLFLHDWPKEVPLALEVRNKDWFSKPEVTKELYALLEETNVTNVLVDTAGRRDMLHMRLTTPTAFVRYVGANHASDYDRLDQWIDVLKLWRENGLQKLYFFIHQNIEIESPLLATHFIKKLNTTFDLDLTYPNKNTGNTLF
- the eno gene encoding phosphopyruvate hydratase, encoding MSLIIDVHARQILDSRGNPTIEVDVTTQNGFVGRAAVPSGASTGIHEAVELRDGDKSKYLGKGVLKAVENVNTKIAKALEGVDVFEQNAIDKIMIDLDGSENKGNLGANAILGVSLAVAKAAAQESRQPLYRYIGGVNANTLPIPMMNIINGGSHSDAPIAFQEFMIMPVGAPSFSEALRWGTEVFHTLKKILHDRGLSTAVGDEGGFAPTFEGTEDAIETVLKAIEIAGYKPGQDVCLALDCASSEFYKDGKYDYTKFEGDKGAVRSSEEQASYLAELTAKYPIISIEDGMAEDDWAGWKTLTDKIGDHVQLVGDDLFVTNTKRLQQGIDTHTANSILVKVNQIGSLTETINAVTLAQNSGYTSVMSHRSGETEDATIADLAVALNCGQIKTGSASRSDRMAKYNQLLRIEEELGGNARFIGKNFKYAKK
- the carA gene encoding glutamine-hydrolyzing carbamoyl-phosphate synthase small subunit — translated: MTNYSKLPAILVLEDGTVYHGKAAGKIGTTTGEICFNTGTTGYQEIFTDPSYFGQIMVTTNAHIGNYGIDADDTESNQIQIAGLVCKNYNINYSRKMADESIQSYFEEGNLVGISDVDTRSLVRHIRDKGAMNAIISSETLDVEELKRQLAQVPSMDGLELSSKVTTAEPYFFGNENASLRVAVLDLGIKKNILRNFEARDVYTKVFPAKTTFEEMEQWNPDGYFISNGPGDPAPMDYAIETVKAILNANKPMFGICLGHQILALANGIRTSKLHNGHRGINHPVKNIIANRCEITSQNHGFGVVAEDIQNSENVEITHVNLNDQSIEGIRIKGQKAFSVQYHPESSPGPHDSRYLFDDFVAMIKN